Proteins co-encoded in one Rhodopirellula bahusiensis genomic window:
- a CDS encoding GNAT family N-acetyltransferase, which translates to MKSQSTRSIRWLAYRVFRRFAIANVCHFYQSPIDTMPRTPTPDSYTIGSCPSKRLREHASELDYAIPERDLEMLDAGAAKCFAAFQAESLAGFAWVAFGNIPGDMNHDGKPETGLPIQLSDEAAFIFQVLVLPAYRGRRLYAAILSRMADELQRDGIRHLVLTTEGSNHNALRAVERMQFQKVGQASFFRVGPLSRATYPTLPRDAGFTLGRYIGDDTE; encoded by the coding sequence ATGAAGTCTCAATCCACACGCTCGATACGTTGGTTGGCGTATCGAGTGTTCCGGCGTTTTGCGATCGCAAATGTCTGTCATTTCTATCAGTCGCCGATCGACACGATGCCGCGAACGCCGACGCCTGACAGCTACACGATTGGTTCGTGTCCATCCAAACGGCTACGAGAACACGCATCCGAGTTGGATTACGCAATCCCAGAGCGGGACTTGGAAATGCTGGACGCGGGCGCAGCCAAATGCTTTGCAGCCTTTCAAGCCGAGTCACTCGCCGGGTTCGCTTGGGTCGCCTTCGGAAACATACCCGGTGACATGAACCACGACGGCAAGCCCGAAACTGGTCTGCCAATCCAACTCTCCGACGAAGCCGCTTTCATATTCCAAGTCTTGGTGCTTCCTGCCTACCGAGGACGACGACTGTATGCGGCGATCTTGAGCAGGATGGCCGACGAATTGCAACGCGACGGCATTCGACACCTGGTGCTGACTACCGAAGGATCGAACCACAACGCCCTGCGAGCGGTCGAGCGAATGCAATTCCAAAAAGTCGGCCAAGCATCGTTCTTTCGCGTCGGCCCACTCAGTCGAGCAACCTACCCGACGCTTCCAAGAGATGCTGGATTCACACTCGGACGATATATCGGCGACGACACCGAATGA
- a CDS encoding mercuric transporter MerT family protein translates to MSTSTIGALLDDELAEQYVTDSQSCCATEGAGCASIKEDTGWRFCPSQNCDVVYFTEQGDRQFTKSQLKVSVGVKESSGERLLCYCFGHSVGSIKEELGTKNRSDALDDIRARMKDPGCHCETSNPSGSCCLGSVTKGIAIAQEEMRMNDSTVTLASTVQSSTGRGEVIAKIGTIVSAIMASACCWLPLLMLAVGVSGAGIAATLETYRPLFMVVTFGFLGAAFYFTYRPKIASAEAGHDCCPTESAKAEDCCAPTGKHRFSMMALNKVMLWGVTVLAVAFLFFPSYVGVFLRAGDDEGLSESMNQAIFKIEGMTCEGCSSILAEAIKTVPGIVAVNVNYEAREATVGTETCCAVPEIEVLEAIKLAGFKGKQLSLEK, encoded by the coding sequence GTGAGCACATCAACCATCGGCGCGTTGCTCGATGACGAGTTGGCCGAACAGTACGTAACAGATAGTCAATCCTGTTGTGCTACCGAAGGCGCAGGCTGCGCATCCATCAAAGAGGACACCGGCTGGCGGTTTTGCCCATCGCAGAATTGCGACGTGGTGTACTTCACCGAGCAAGGAGACAGGCAGTTCACGAAGTCGCAACTGAAAGTTTCGGTCGGTGTGAAGGAATCCAGCGGCGAGCGCCTACTTTGCTACTGCTTCGGCCATTCGGTCGGCAGCATCAAAGAAGAACTTGGCACGAAGAACCGCTCCGACGCTCTAGATGACATCCGGGCGAGAATGAAAGACCCCGGCTGTCACTGTGAGACGTCGAATCCGAGCGGTTCGTGCTGTCTGGGGAGCGTGACGAAAGGTATTGCAATCGCTCAAGAAGAAATGCGGATGAATGACTCGACGGTGACACTCGCATCAACGGTGCAGTCCTCGACAGGCCGTGGTGAGGTGATCGCGAAGATTGGTACTATCGTTTCCGCAATCATGGCCTCGGCGTGCTGCTGGCTGCCGCTGCTTATGCTGGCAGTTGGCGTGTCTGGGGCCGGGATCGCCGCAACGCTTGAAACGTATCGCCCGCTGTTCATGGTTGTCACGTTTGGATTTCTCGGAGCAGCTTTCTACTTCACCTACCGTCCGAAGATAGCGTCAGCCGAAGCGGGACACGACTGCTGCCCCACGGAAAGTGCGAAGGCGGAAGACTGTTGTGCTCCGACTGGCAAACACCGCTTTAGCATGATGGCCTTGAACAAAGTCATGCTATGGGGAGTGACGGTGCTGGCGGTAGCCTTTCTCTTCTTCCCAAGCTACGTGGGTGTGTTTTTGAGAGCGGGAGACGATGAAGGTCTGTCCGAAAGCATGAATCAGGCGATATTCAAAATTGAAGGAATGACGTGCGAAGGATGCTCAAGCATCCTCGCCGAAGCTATCAAGACAGTGCCGGGAATCGTAGCAGTAAATGTCAATTATGAGGCACGGGAAGCCACGGTCGGCACAGAAACTTGCTGCGCCGTGCCAGAAATAGAAGTCCTGGAGGCAATCAAGCTTGCCGGCTTCAAAGGTAAACAGCTGTCTCTCGAAAAGTAG
- a CDS encoding MerR family transcriptional regulator yields MSKRLTISELAKAADIPTTTLRYYERIRLVEPEDRSGGNYRLYSDHSIRKLKFIRAAQAIGFTLEDVRYLLANEDEGTPTCGNVTELIETRLLDIEERLKDLKHVRSVLKSALSQCSQQGKLDCCQVIAQLKSG; encoded by the coding sequence ATGAGCAAGCGCCTGACAATCAGCGAGCTAGCGAAAGCCGCTGATATCCCAACAACGACCCTGCGATACTACGAACGTATCCGTCTCGTTGAACCTGAGGACCGTAGTGGCGGGAACTACCGACTCTATAGTGATCACTCGATCAGAAAGCTGAAGTTCATCCGCGCAGCCCAGGCGATCGGATTCACTCTCGAAGACGTAAGATATTTGCTTGCCAATGAAGATGAAGGCACACCGACCTGCGGCAACGTGACGGAGCTGATCGAAACGCGATTGTTAGATATCGAAGAACGTCTCAAAGACCTGAAGCATGTGCGAAGCGTGTTGAAGTCAGCGCTGAGTCAGTGTAGCCAGCAGGGAAAACTAGATTGTTGCCAGGTGATTGCTCAATTGAAAAGCGGTTGA
- a CDS encoding PP2C family protein-serine/threonine phosphatase has product MDTFKHRWHQLPISRQLLVLVNAILFGFVVLFLVVDYRVRMDRHLNEKQIALTEEAKTMYESLLVAEPHGGEAIQNLVDNVCARMNTDDSPGHHIAADWRGLPYQAVSHGHASDEMFLAMRSAADSTLSRSNATGALVVGSFTGPAGTVYISEKRSAVVGATRRSLLIQMFGVLLLGGITAFVVSAVLRQLIAKPIQGFVSALRSVAAGDLSVIARTRSCRELSYLADQINSMTEALDHAQRDHRVHMEKARQIQQNLRPTVNGLVGIDVAELFEPADDVGGDYYDVIPLSDGQYLLCVADVSGHGVPAAMAATLLKAFVSEAAKKSSSPAHILTDVNERYCEYVMMGHFATMTLLVVDPKKGQLTYANAGHEFPFLQIGRETPVRLNVGDLILGVEEDTQYNEETIQLGDAARLVIVSDGVTEAFDPSEEQYGTERIEQLMNTAKRSNARELVEAFESSIETFRKGRKAFDDTTLLVAQIPVVEVDRPLD; this is encoded by the coding sequence ATGGACACATTCAAACACCGATGGCATCAGTTGCCGATCAGCCGACAACTACTTGTTCTCGTCAATGCAATTCTCTTTGGGTTTGTCGTTCTGTTTCTTGTCGTTGACTACCGAGTGCGGATGGATCGGCATTTGAACGAGAAGCAAATCGCGTTGACCGAAGAAGCGAAAACGATGTACGAATCGCTGTTGGTCGCTGAACCTCACGGCGGCGAGGCGATTCAAAATCTGGTCGACAACGTCTGCGCTCGAATGAATACTGACGATTCGCCCGGTCACCATATTGCTGCGGATTGGCGAGGGCTTCCGTACCAAGCTGTCTCGCATGGGCATGCTTCCGACGAAATGTTCTTGGCAATGCGGTCTGCTGCTGATTCAACCCTCTCCAGATCAAACGCTACCGGCGCGCTCGTTGTCGGGTCTTTCACTGGACCAGCGGGGACTGTCTACATTTCAGAGAAACGTTCAGCCGTTGTGGGCGCAACACGCCGCTCGTTGTTGATCCAAATGTTCGGAGTCCTATTGCTGGGAGGGATTACGGCCTTCGTGGTCAGTGCTGTATTACGGCAATTGATCGCCAAACCAATCCAAGGTTTCGTTTCGGCGCTGCGGAGTGTTGCCGCCGGAGACCTAAGCGTGATTGCACGTACTCGAAGCTGTCGAGAACTGAGTTATCTGGCTGATCAGATCAATTCGATGACTGAGGCTCTGGATCACGCTCAGCGCGACCATCGCGTTCACATGGAAAAGGCACGTCAAATTCAACAGAACTTACGGCCGACGGTGAATGGATTGGTTGGAATCGACGTCGCCGAGTTGTTCGAGCCGGCCGACGATGTTGGCGGTGACTACTACGACGTGATTCCATTGTCCGATGGGCAATATCTACTCTGCGTCGCGGACGTATCGGGACACGGCGTGCCGGCCGCGATGGCGGCGACATTGTTGAAGGCGTTTGTGTCGGAAGCGGCAAAGAAATCGTCCAGCCCTGCCCACATTTTGACGGATGTCAACGAACGATACTGCGAATACGTGATGATGGGACACTTTGCGACGATGACGCTACTGGTCGTTGACCCAAAAAAAGGACAACTGACCTACGCCAATGCAGGCCATGAGTTCCCGTTCTTGCAAATTGGACGCGAAACACCAGTGCGATTGAATGTGGGCGATCTGATCTTGGGTGTCGAAGAGGATACCCAATACAACGAAGAAACAATCCAGCTCGGTGATGCGGCGCGTTTAGTCATTGTTAGCGACGGAGTGACCGAAGCGTTTGACCCGAGTGAAGAACAGTACGGAACGGAGCGGATTGAGCAGTTGATGAACACCGCCAAACGCAGTAACGCTCGGGAACTGGTTGAAGCGTTTGAGTCGTCCATCGAAACGTTCCGCAAGGGGCGCAAGGCATTCGATGACACCACGCTGTTGGTGGCTCAGATTCCAGTCGTTGAAGTGGATCGCCCGCTCGACTAG
- a CDS encoding metal-sensitive transcriptional regulator gives MLSDEEKKKLNNRLRRVIGQVEAVGRMIEDEEYCVDILMQLSAATGALNKVGQIVLEQHIRSCVSEAIKSGSAKDRDKKIEELMTVFRKYGE, from the coding sequence ATGCTCTCAGACGAAGAAAAGAAGAAGCTCAACAACCGACTTCGACGTGTCATCGGACAAGTCGAAGCGGTTGGTCGTATGATCGAGGATGAGGAATACTGTGTCGATATCCTGATGCAGTTGTCCGCCGCGACGGGAGCACTCAACAAAGTCGGCCAGATCGTCCTAGAGCAGCACATCCGATCCTGCGTCAGCGAGGCGATCAAGAGTGGCAGTGCCAAGGACCGTGACAAAAAGATCGAAGAGCTGATGACAGTCTTTCGGAAGTACGGCGAGTGA
- a CDS encoding VIT1/CCC1 transporter family protein, with protein MLHHQELHRTDRIGWLRAAVLGANDGILSVGSVLIGVASASTDRHNILLAGVAALTAGAMSMAAGEYVSVSSQSDTENADRRREEEELRDSPESELDELTQIYVQRGLDEALARQVAIKLTEKDAIGTHLRDELGISEHLSARPLQAAWTSALSFAIGAALPVVVALLSPAKGLIIAVAASTLLFLGILGGVSAGVGGASVVRGTLRVAFWGAAAMGASSLIGWIFGVSVG; from the coding sequence ATGCTTCACCACCAAGAACTTCATCGCACCGATCGCATCGGTTGGCTAAGAGCCGCCGTGCTGGGCGCTAACGATGGCATTCTCTCCGTTGGCAGCGTTTTAATCGGAGTGGCATCGGCATCAACGGATCGACACAACATTTTGCTCGCCGGAGTAGCAGCACTTACTGCAGGCGCAATGTCCATGGCCGCAGGCGAATACGTTTCGGTTAGTTCACAATCGGACACGGAAAATGCTGATCGTCGGAGAGAAGAAGAAGAGCTACGCGACAGCCCTGAGAGTGAATTGGATGAACTGACACAGATATACGTCCAGCGAGGGCTGGATGAGGCGTTGGCAAGGCAAGTCGCGATCAAGCTGACAGAAAAAGATGCAATCGGTACACACCTGCGTGACGAACTTGGCATCAGCGAGCACCTTTCCGCCAGACCGCTGCAAGCGGCATGGACGTCTGCACTTTCGTTCGCGATCGGAGCCGCATTGCCAGTCGTCGTTGCATTGCTCTCACCCGCGAAGGGTCTCATCATCGCAGTCGCAGCTTCGACCTTGCTCTTCCTTGGAATTCTTGGAGGAGTATCGGCTGGGGTCGGTGGAGCTTCGGTCGTTCGGGGGACATTGCGAGTTGCATTCTGGGGTGCCGCCGCGATGGGTGCAAGCTCCTTGATCGGCTGGATTTTTGGTGTCAGCGTCGGGTAG
- a CDS encoding copper oxidase, with the protein MSNTEDRRRFLTAGSLAAATGVVGNLLGRSSQAQEPMQMDMKGMSSHQHGEHAPTQMPVGSEVQAEYDGYSRFKPSRGNDPNSDYYLGKMMPGFRPASDGPAPFEAPDLDKLPYKLVGGVKEFQLVPMAVKREFLPGYEMNVYGYNGSMPGPTIEVTQGDRVRFVVTNELPEDTYVHWHGLELPVQWDGASELCQEPIKPGETFVYEFDVHEEGTFFYHSHVPMQEAFGMVGWFIVHPKKVFDPPVDRDFGLIFQNFFIDSSQNIADSWKMDWNWHTINGRSGPYTTPLVVKHGERVRVRIMNFAPMQHHPIHLHGHTFWLTGREGARTPHSAWIPRNTELVGIAQATDFEFIANNPGDWMFHCHMVHHMMNHMTEQVGPRMRKNTSVDDYLANLDSRPAVDSTRQDPGFGTPGYPQEMKGMNMSDAMMQKIGSRREMMGMRPMAEMAVMGLMTTLRVMPEDLYNKVMETDEPVEPGEVFTEIVKRFGDISKYSSGKRMMPGMKM; encoded by the coding sequence ATGTCAAACACTGAAGACCGCCGACGCTTCTTAACCGCCGGATCGCTGGCCGCCGCAACGGGGGTCGTGGGGAACCTGCTGGGCCGGAGCTCGCAGGCCCAAGAACCGATGCAAATGGACATGAAAGGAATGTCCTCGCACCAGCATGGCGAGCACGCACCTACCCAAATGCCAGTCGGCTCGGAAGTTCAGGCTGAATACGACGGGTATTCGCGATTCAAGCCGTCACGCGGCAACGATCCCAACAGCGACTATTACCTTGGCAAAATGATGCCTGGTTTTCGACCGGCGTCTGATGGTCCGGCTCCTTTTGAAGCTCCTGACTTGGACAAGCTTCCCTACAAATTGGTTGGCGGAGTGAAAGAGTTTCAGCTTGTCCCAATGGCGGTCAAGCGAGAGTTTCTACCCGGCTATGAGATGAACGTGTACGGCTACAACGGCAGCATGCCGGGGCCGACAATCGAAGTCACCCAGGGAGATCGAGTTCGGTTTGTTGTTACCAACGAACTACCCGAAGATACGTATGTGCATTGGCACGGTTTGGAACTTCCGGTTCAGTGGGATGGTGCGTCGGAGCTTTGCCAAGAACCAATCAAGCCAGGCGAAACTTTCGTTTACGAGTTCGACGTCCACGAAGAAGGCACCTTTTTTTACCATTCGCATGTGCCGATGCAGGAAGCATTTGGAATGGTGGGCTGGTTCATTGTCCATCCCAAGAAGGTATTTGATCCGCCGGTGGACCGTGACTTCGGTTTGATCTTTCAGAACTTCTTCATCGACAGCTCGCAAAATATCGCCGACAGTTGGAAGATGGATTGGAACTGGCACACGATCAACGGACGCAGCGGTCCCTATACAACTCCGCTCGTCGTCAAACACGGTGAACGTGTGCGAGTTCGGATCATGAATTTTGCACCGATGCAACATCATCCGATCCACCTTCACGGTCACACGTTTTGGCTAACCGGTCGCGAAGGTGCCCGGACGCCGCATTCCGCTTGGATTCCTCGAAACACCGAACTGGTAGGCATTGCACAGGCGACCGACTTTGAATTCATCGCGAACAATCCCGGCGACTGGATGTTCCATTGCCACATGGTTCATCACATGATGAACCACATGACCGAGCAGGTCGGGCCGCGGATGCGAAAGAACACCTCGGTGGACGATTACCTCGCCAACCTAGATTCCAGACCCGCTGTTGATTCGACTCGCCAAGACCCTGGTTTTGGGACGCCTGGTTACCCGCAAGAGATGAAGGGCATGAACATGTCCGATGCGATGATGCAGAAGATTGGCTCGCGTCGCGAGATGATGGGCATGCGTCCAATGGCTGAAATGGCCGTGATGGGTCTGATGACGACGCTGCGAGTGATGCCCGAGGATTTATACAACAAGGTGATGGAAACCGACGAACCTGTGGAACCGGGTGAGGTCTTTACCGAGATCGTGAAGCGATTCGGCGATATTTCCAAGTACAGTTCCGGCAAGAGGATGATGCCCGGAATGAAGATGTAA
- a CDS encoding TolC family protein, with protein MKRRLLHVLIALTATTTYQTAVAQDASMGQMMSMDRSMTESLGGVDDHVLPESDLPPLPDMPSGFADFDTAYDNADNATVEIYTLETVLALAAGNNPTIQQARLHVSSETSKALQAGLYPNPVLMYVGEKIGSDGSAGEFQGFEVSQRFVTAGKLQLSRLKYRQRAHVSEHLAIAQTYRVTNAVEVQFIEALAASMRLELKREIEKSAEDGAVTTREQYNQGQANLTAVRRANVMLQKQRLERMTTENEYRDALRRLSAIVGVPLSIGPTEGELRPSDALESFDSVLSRLILESPEVLAARAKLRVDQTTVRREQVEWIPDITIQGGPGYNFSNGDDVYNAGVQIELPIYDRNQGTIRQACQDLRRQQFEIQRVELHLKERLASAYRTYATALQHATEYDRVVIPELRAAYRQLLVSYKDNRVAWPEVLEGQRDYFQARMEQIDQFKHVRQQETMINGFLLDGGLLAAEGPVPPGHIDAVAKPR; from the coding sequence ATGAAACGAAGACTACTTCACGTGTTGATCGCATTGACGGCAACAACGACTTATCAAACGGCAGTTGCTCAGGACGCCTCGATGGGGCAGATGATGAGCATGGATCGGTCGATGACAGAGTCACTTGGCGGTGTCGACGACCACGTTCTTCCCGAGAGCGACTTGCCGCCTTTGCCGGACATGCCAAGTGGATTTGCTGATTTCGACACGGCGTATGACAACGCGGACAACGCTACTGTCGAGATCTATACGCTCGAAACCGTCCTGGCCCTAGCGGCAGGAAACAATCCAACCATCCAGCAAGCGAGATTGCACGTTTCGTCGGAAACGTCCAAGGCGTTGCAGGCAGGACTGTATCCCAACCCTGTCTTGATGTACGTCGGCGAGAAGATAGGTAGCGACGGAAGTGCGGGGGAATTCCAGGGTTTCGAGGTTTCTCAGCGTTTCGTAACTGCTGGCAAGCTGCAATTGAGTCGATTGAAATACCGACAGCGCGCGCATGTTTCCGAACACCTCGCCATTGCGCAGACGTATCGCGTCACGAACGCCGTCGAAGTTCAGTTCATTGAGGCACTGGCGGCTTCCATGCGACTCGAACTCAAGAGAGAGATTGAGAAATCGGCTGAAGACGGTGCCGTGACGACTCGCGAACAGTACAACCAGGGGCAAGCAAATTTGACGGCGGTTCGACGCGCCAACGTCATGCTGCAAAAGCAGCGTTTGGAACGCATGACGACTGAAAATGAGTATCGCGATGCTCTGCGGCGACTGTCCGCCATCGTCGGCGTACCGCTTTCCATTGGCCCGACTGAGGGTGAGTTGCGTCCGAGCGATGCGTTGGAGTCATTCGACAGTGTTCTCTCTCGCTTGATTTTGGAAAGTCCAGAAGTGTTGGCCGCACGAGCAAAATTACGTGTGGATCAAACCACCGTCCGTCGAGAGCAGGTCGAGTGGATTCCAGATATCACAATCCAGGGCGGCCCAGGTTACAACTTCAGCAATGGCGACGACGTTTACAACGCGGGCGTTCAAATCGAGTTGCCGATCTACGATCGAAACCAAGGAACGATTCGTCAGGCTTGCCAAGACTTGCGACGGCAGCAATTCGAGATTCAGCGCGTGGAATTGCATCTCAAAGAGCGACTGGCGTCAGCTTATCGAACCTATGCTACCGCTTTGCAACACGCCACGGAGTACGATCGAGTGGTGATTCCCGAGCTGAGGGCGGCTTATCGACAGTTGCTTGTCAGCTACAAGGACAACCGGGTTGCTTGGCCGGAGGTGCTAGAGGGCCAGCGTGATTATTTTCAAGCCAGAATGGAACAGATTGATCAGTTCAAGCACGTTCGCCAACAGGAAACGATGATCAACGGTTTCCTGCTTGATGGCGGTTTGCTGGCTGCTGAAGGCCCCGTTCCACCGGGGCACATTGATGCGGTCGCGAAACCGAGATAA
- a CDS encoding heavy metal translocating P-type ATPase, whose translation MDHDKKHETSLPVADPSTQIDPVCGMTVSADSPRSAEFGGKNYVFCSDGCLKKFQDDPAGVLAKRSQKEASTGSSCCGGGAAVQIEKTSDTSSCCSGHSSTKASDVPADPTAIYTCPMHPEIEQVGPGDCPICGMDLEPKVVSLDDEGEDNQYADMKRRFWVGVALSVPLLVIAMGPMVGLRVADWMSQTVFGWVQLALATPVVFWCGWPLLVRGAKSFRTMNLNMFSLIAVGTLAAYLFSLVVVLLPGVIPEAFFENGVPPLYFEAAAVIITLVLLGQVLELRARQQTGGAIRELMKLAPETAHRITDDGEEDVSLDSVHKGDRLRVRPGEKVPVDGKVLSGSGSVDESMLTGEPMPVKKVEGDEITGGTLNQTGALVMEAVGVGGDTVLNRIVQMVADAQRSRAPIQKLVDVVARYFVPAVIVCSILAFIGWAVFGPEPQLAHAFVAAVAVLIIACPCALGLATPMSVMVGVGRGAKEGVLIKNAEVLEVMEKVDTIVVDKTGTLTQGRPEVTGVETFGDWNENDVLTLAAAVEAQSEHPLAQAVVRRAKADELQLVEASEFNSITGGGVRARVDDHDVLIGKADLLDEQGIEGVDAGRDKAGSHQVEGATVVFVAIDNKLAAILAITDPIKQSTPAALKTLHDLGLRVVMLTGDAEPTAKAVASKLGIDEFHAGVSPEEKHDFVRKLKQEGKTIAMCGDGINDAPALAEANVGIAMGTGTGVAIESAGVTLVGGDLRGVAAAANLSRKTMSNIRQNLFFAFIYNTLGIPVAAGLLYPIFGVLLSPMIAAAAMSFSSVSVIANALRLRATKLT comes from the coding sequence ATGGACCACGATAAGAAACACGAGACGTCCTTGCCGGTCGCCGATCCGTCAACGCAGATCGACCCGGTTTGTGGAATGACCGTTTCGGCGGATAGTCCACGATCGGCTGAGTTTGGTGGCAAGAACTACGTTTTTTGCAGCGACGGATGTCTGAAAAAGTTCCAAGATGATCCTGCGGGGGTGCTGGCGAAGCGATCACAGAAAGAGGCATCAACCGGTTCGTCTTGTTGCGGTGGCGGCGCAGCGGTACAGATCGAGAAAACCTCGGACACGTCTTCGTGCTGCAGTGGTCACTCATCGACCAAGGCGAGCGATGTGCCCGCAGACCCGACGGCGATCTACACATGCCCGATGCACCCTGAAATCGAGCAGGTTGGACCAGGCGATTGTCCGATATGCGGGATGGACTTGGAGCCGAAGGTCGTCTCGTTGGATGATGAGGGTGAAGACAATCAGTACGCCGACATGAAGCGTCGCTTTTGGGTTGGCGTCGCGTTGTCGGTGCCATTGCTGGTGATCGCGATGGGGCCGATGGTCGGATTGCGGGTCGCGGATTGGATGAGCCAGACGGTGTTCGGCTGGGTGCAGTTAGCTCTGGCGACGCCAGTTGTGTTCTGGTGCGGATGGCCCTTGTTGGTTCGCGGAGCCAAGTCGTTTCGCACGATGAACTTGAACATGTTCTCGTTGATCGCCGTGGGAACATTGGCGGCGTATCTGTTCAGTTTGGTTGTCGTGCTGCTTCCTGGTGTGATTCCAGAAGCCTTCTTCGAGAACGGTGTTCCACCTCTCTATTTTGAAGCGGCGGCAGTGATCATCACGTTGGTGTTGCTCGGGCAAGTATTGGAACTGCGAGCACGACAGCAGACCGGCGGAGCGATTCGCGAGCTCATGAAGCTTGCGCCCGAGACGGCACACCGAATCACGGACGATGGCGAGGAAGATGTCTCGCTCGATTCAGTCCACAAGGGCGATCGGCTGCGAGTACGACCTGGCGAGAAAGTTCCGGTCGATGGGAAAGTTCTTAGCGGGTCGGGCAGCGTCGATGAGTCAATGTTGACGGGCGAGCCGATGCCGGTGAAGAAGGTGGAAGGTGACGAAATCACGGGCGGGACATTGAACCAGACTGGTGCGCTCGTCATGGAAGCTGTCGGTGTTGGCGGTGACACGGTTCTGAACCGCATCGTGCAAATGGTTGCGGATGCTCAGCGAAGTCGCGCGCCAATTCAGAAACTCGTCGATGTGGTCGCTCGTTACTTTGTGCCGGCGGTAATCGTCTGTTCGATTCTCGCGTTCATCGGCTGGGCTGTGTTTGGTCCGGAGCCGCAACTGGCTCATGCGTTCGTAGCGGCCGTTGCGGTGTTGATCATTGCTTGCCCGTGTGCGTTAGGGCTGGCAACGCCTATGTCGGTGATGGTCGGCGTTGGCCGCGGTGCCAAGGAAGGCGTGCTGATCAAGAACGCTGAAGTTCTCGAAGTCATGGAGAAGGTTGACACGATTGTCGTCGACAAGACAGGCACACTGACGCAGGGACGACCGGAAGTGACGGGTGTCGAAACGTTTGGCGACTGGAATGAGAACGATGTGTTGACGTTGGCTGCGGCGGTCGAAGCACAGAGCGAGCATCCGTTGGCTCAGGCGGTCGTTCGCCGAGCGAAGGCGGATGAGCTGCAACTTGTGGAGGCGAGTGAATTCAATAGTATCACCGGTGGTGGCGTTCGCGCTCGCGTCGATGATCATGATGTGTTGATTGGCAAGGCTGACTTGTTGGACGAACAAGGCATCGAGGGCGTTGATGCGGGGCGAGACAAAGCGGGATCGCATCAGGTCGAAGGTGCGACGGTTGTGTTCGTGGCGATCGACAACAAGCTGGCGGCAATTCTCGCCATCACTGACCCGATCAAGCAAAGCACACCTGCAGCGCTAAAGACGTTGCATGATCTGGGGTTGAGAGTGGTGATGTTGACCGGCGATGCCGAACCGACCGCGAAAGCCGTCGCGTCGAAACTGGGCATCGACGAATTTCATGCTGGGGTTTCGCCCGAGGAAAAGCATGACTTCGTTCGCAAGCTAAAGCAGGAAGGCAAGACAATTGCGATGTGTGGCGATGGGATCAACGACGCTCCTGCACTAGCCGAAGCGAACGTTGGCATCGCAATGGGTACGGGGACGGGCGTTGCGATTGAGTCCGCCGGTGTCACGCTTGTCGGTGGCGATCTTCGCGGTGTGGCTGCGGCGGCAAACTTGAGTCGCAAAACGATGAGCAACATTCGTCAGAACTTGTTTTTCGCTTTCATCTACAACACCCTGGGAATCCCGGTCGCGGCTGGGTTGCTGTATCCGATTTTCGGCGTGTTGCTCAGCCCCATGATTGCAGCAGCAGCGATGAGTTTTAGCAGTGTGTCGGTGATTGCGAATGCGTTGAGATTGCGGGCAACCAAGCTCACTTGA
- a CDS encoding ferredoxin translates to MSTATASMKECIENCQECQTTCADMLTSHCLSEGGDHVEQTHVKLMLDCIAACAACVDFMSRNSDHHAHYCKACAAICKACADSCKKVGNMDKCVECCRKCHESCSSMAA, encoded by the coding sequence ATGAGTACCGCAACCGCATCCATGAAAGAGTGCATCGAAAACTGCCAAGAGTGCCAAACGACCTGTGCTGACATGCTGACTAGTCATTGCCTATCCGAAGGTGGCGACCACGTCGAGCAAACGCACGTCAAACTGATGCTCGATTGCATCGCTGCTTGCGCAGCCTGCGTCGACTTCATGAGCCGCAACAGCGATCACCATGCGCACTACTGCAAAGCTTGCGCAGCGATTTGCAAGGCCTGCGCCGACAGCTGTAAGAAGGTCGGCAATATGGACAAGTGCGTCGAGTGCTGCCGTAAATGCCACGAAAGCTGTTCGTCGATGGCGGCGTAA